Proteins encoded by one window of Flavobacterium sp. N502540:
- a CDS encoding NAD-dependent epimerase/dehydratase family protein, which translates to MQTILGANGQIAEELAKELHRNFTTDIRLVSRNPKKINETDELFQANLLDPQRTDKAIEGSKIVYFTVGLPMNTRMWKEQFPIMMKNVITACQKHKTKLVFFDNTYMYAKTDEPQTEESPFDPIGQKSILRAEITTILLNEMDNGNIEAVICRAPEFYGTGKTQSITNTLIFDNIKKGKKLKVPINDSTKRTLIYTPDASRAMALIGNTPAAYNQTWHLPCDDNRLTYKELVILASKEVKKELNYSVIKMFVFQLVSLFSEQIKELKELLPRYKCDNIFISDKFKKTFPEFKVTTYQEGVASIINEQKNDNGVLL; encoded by the coding sequence ATGCAAACAATACTTGGAGCAAACGGGCAAATAGCGGAGGAATTAGCAAAAGAATTGCATAGGAATTTTACTACTGATATCCGTTTGGTAAGCAGGAATCCAAAAAAAATAAATGAGACGGATGAGCTGTTTCAGGCAAATTTGTTAGACCCACAAAGAACTGATAAGGCTATAGAAGGAAGTAAAATAGTGTATTTTACCGTAGGTTTACCTATGAACACTAGAATGTGGAAAGAGCAGTTCCCTATTATGATGAAGAATGTAATAACTGCCTGCCAAAAACATAAAACGAAATTGGTGTTTTTTGATAATACCTATATGTATGCTAAGACTGACGAACCGCAAACAGAAGAAAGCCCATTTGATCCCATAGGACAAAAATCAATCTTAAGAGCAGAAATTACAACAATATTGTTGAACGAAATGGATAACGGAAATATTGAAGCGGTTATTTGCCGAGCACCGGAATTTTATGGGACAGGAAAAACGCAAAGCATTACTAATACTTTAATTTTTGACAATATTAAGAAGGGCAAAAAATTAAAAGTTCCAATTAATGACAGCACGAAAAGAACTTTAATATATACACCTGACGCTAGTCGCGCAATGGCGTTAATTGGGAATACCCCGGCTGCTTACAATCAAACCTGGCATTTGCCTTGTGACGACAACAGGCTTACTTATAAGGAACTAGTTATTCTTGCTTCAAAAGAAGTTAAAAAAGAGTTGAATTATTCTGTTATAAAAATGTTTGTATTTCAACTTGTTAGTCTGTTCAGTGAACAAATAAAAGAATTAAAGGAATTGTTGCCACGCTACAAGTGCGATAACATTTTTATTTCCGATAAATTTAAAAAAACATTTCCAGAATTTAAGGTTACAACTTATCAGGAAGGAGTTGCAAGCATAATAAATGAACAGAAAAATGATAATGGAGTTTTATTATAG
- the deoD gene encoding purine-nucleoside phosphorylase, whose amino-acid sequence MSAHNNAKKGDIADFVLLPGDPKRAKLIAETFLTDVICYNEVRGMLGYTGYYNGKRISVQGTGMGMPSISIYITELIEEYGVETLVRVGSCGSIQDDVNMMDIVLAMSACTDSGMNKFKFNGNDFAPTANFELLKKAYEIAEQNKIKAHTGSVLTSDFFYTESHLGDPFLNWKTYGVLAVDMETAALYSIAAKYRKKALAILTVSDHILKKEALSADDRQNSFKEMIEFALQLA is encoded by the coding sequence ATGAGTGCACATAACAATGCAAAAAAAGGGGATATAGCAGATTTTGTTTTACTTCCTGGTGATCCAAAAAGAGCGAAGCTTATAGCGGAAACATTTTTAACAGATGTGATATGCTATAATGAGGTTAGAGGAATGTTAGGTTATACTGGTTATTACAATGGTAAGAGAATTAGTGTACAGGGTACAGGTATGGGGATGCCATCCATTTCTATTTATATTACAGAATTAATCGAAGAGTATGGTGTAGAAACATTGGTAAGAGTTGGATCTTGTGGTTCTATTCAGGATGATGTCAATATGATGGATATTGTTTTGGCCATGAGTGCGTGCACGGATTCCGGAATGAATAAATTTAAATTTAATGGGAATGATTTTGCTCCAACGGCGAATTTTGAATTATTAAAAAAGGCCTATGAAATTGCAGAGCAAAATAAGATAAAAGCGCATACAGGGTCAGTATTGACATCTGATTTTTTCTATACTGAAAGCCATTTAGGCGATCCTTTTTTAAATTGGAAAACCTACGGCGTTTTGGCAGTTGACATGGAAACAGCTGCGTTGTATTCTATAGCTGCTAAATATAGAAAAAAGGCTTTGGCTATCTTAACGGTATCGGATCATATTCTTAAAAAGGAAGCTTTATCAGCAGATGACAGACAAAATTCTTTTAAAGAAATGATAGAATTCGCATTGCAGTTAGCTTAG